The sequence below is a genomic window from Triticum urartu cultivar G1812 unplaced genomic scaffold, Tu2.1 TuUngrouped_contig_6320, whole genome shotgun sequence.
TATTACAGGTTGCAGAAGTACAGTGAAAGCAAACAGCCAAATAATTATGTTGAACACCGCATGCAGAATCAAGTTGCACTGCTACGATCTGCAAGTTCACAACCTGAAATACCGAATCTTGGGCAGAATAAGTGAATTTTGTCAAGTGCAAACACAGAAAAATACACAaagtagtactccctctgtcccataatataagatgttactACAAcaaatatgtgagtatattggctgtaataacatcttatattatAGGACAAAGGGAGTAGCACCGTAGAGCAACACTAGTGGTGCACCGTCTGAAGTCGTCCGAAGTCCAGCATGAACCCAGCAGATGGTTTTAAACTCAAACAGCATTAGTAGCGAATTCTTTTTAATTCGGCCGGGCTTGCAGACTCGGCGGAGTACTGAACCAATCTTGTTTTGGAAGTGTGGCACTGAGCTGATCCACCAACCCTCTTCACAGTCTTCTTAGAGACCCGGTCGCAGCCTTCAATGATCAGAGACTCTAACTTCAGTGCATGTACTAGCATGGCCACTCCAGCATCAGTCACTTGTGCACAGATCCGGAGTGTGAGATTGATCAAGCATGGGGCACGTGCAATGAAACGCATCCCAGCATCTGTTATCGCTCTGCAGCACACAAGCTCGAGTGTCTCCAGTAATGGAGCAGATGAGAGGGCCTTCATCCCCTTGTCTGCAAAAAAGTTGGCACCCCTTAGCACAAGAACACGAATCGGACAAGACTGAATGAGCATGATAAGGCCATCCTGTGTGAAGCCTATTTCTGATGGATATAAGGG
It includes:
- the LOC125530445 gene encoding F-box/LRR-repeat protein 14-like, with product MLESIELTFDGYKGMKALSSAPLLETLELVCCRAITDAGMRFIARAPCLINLTLRICAQVTDAGVAMLVHALKLESLIIEGCDRVSKKTVKRVGGSAQCHTSKTRLVQYSAESASPAELKRIRY